Genomic window (Arthrobacter sp. StoSoilA2):
CCGGACAACGTCAGCGATGAAGCAGCCGCCCTGATCGAACCGCTCTCCGTAGGGCTTTGGGCCTGCGAGCGAGCGGAAATCAAGCCCGGCAGCCGGGTCCTGATCGCCGGTGCAGGCCCCATCGGGATCATCGCCGCCCAAGCCGCGCGTGCCTTCGGCGCGAGTGAAATCTGCATCACGGACATCGCTGAGGACCGGCTGGCTTTCGCCCTGGAACACGGCGCGACACACGCATTGAACGCGAAGACGGACAGCGTGGAAGGGCTCGACGTCGATGCCTTCATTGACGCTTCCGGCGCACCACAGGCGGTCCGTTCCGGGATTAAGGCCGTGGGACCTGCGGGCCGCGTGATCCTGGTGGGGCTCGGCGCGGACGACGTCGAACTGCCTGTTTCCTACATTCAGAATCGCGAGATCTGGATCTCCGGCGTCTTCCGATACACCAACACGTGGCCCCTGGCCATCCAGTTGCTGGCCGACGGCAAAGTGGACCTGGACATCCTGGTCACGGGCAGGTTCAGCCTGGCTGAATCCGAGGTAGCGCTAATGGCCGGCAAGCAGCCCGGCCAGCTCAAAGCCGTGGTCTACCCGGGCCGGTAGCGCTGGGTTCCAAAACTTTTTATGTAAACCCCGCGTCACGTTTCCGCGGGCCAAAGCACATATCCAGTGCCCAAGTCGTTGTACCGCGTAATGTGCCGTTGCCCTTTTCGGCGCATGTCCGCGGACAACGCTGAGTTGGCAGTGATGGATGTGGTGGGTTCTGGGGCCCACCCGGGGCGCCGTCACTGCGATACCGGGCTAGTGCGGTCGGTCGTCTGAGTCGCGACCGGCCGCATGTCCGGGGGCAGGATTCGTTTGCGCCGTTTGTGTCTTAGATCGTTCTATAGACTGGCTGCGGGCGAAGGAGGGCCACGATGGGAAAGCGTCCCACACTGATGGACGTCGCTGAAGCGGCAGGGGTTTCCCGTGCGCTCGTTTCCATCGTGATGCGGGACGCTCCTG
Coding sequences:
- a CDS encoding NAD(P)-dependent alcohol dehydrogenase, yielding MTTSTSQTPRLGHPELPATMRASVLQSQGEMTMETLPIPHLEADQVLVQVSAVGVCGSDVHYYEHGRIGDFVVDHPLILGHELAGRIAAVGSSVDPARIGARVAVEPQRPCRTCKQCKAGRYNLCPEMEFYATPPVDGAFAEYVTIQGDFAYDIPDNVSDEAAALIEPLSVGLWACERAEIKPGSRVLIAGAGPIGIIAAQAARAFGASEICITDIAEDRLAFALEHGATHALNAKTDSVEGLDVDAFIDASGAPQAVRSGIKAVGPAGRVILVGLGADDVELPVSYIQNREIWISGVFRYTNTWPLAIQLLADGKVDLDILVTGRFSLAESEVALMAGKQPGQLKAVVYPGR